From Coffea arabica cultivar ET-39 chromosome 10e, Coffea Arabica ET-39 HiFi, whole genome shotgun sequence, one genomic window encodes:
- the LOC140015108 gene encoding uncharacterized protein, which yields MAKQTGSVLAAKDMAPSSAKPVVTSSMEDQCGVVSLPPVMTTEPAGQLQEDEEMLVESSSATASAAVELPVAKSPDQTHNLVLPHLGTVQVRTGDTTSPTPTMGGILLHKEVELPLPSKPVVSAAAPVLAAEQAASWEVVLPFPVSLPSMVDDALKAVATSIIHDMVDRVVEEDSQATEDGDDDFEGTDNSSPEEPISAGCLSPRLPRPQGTVPECSHSVTDHLNVDQLSTLEQGRQTARVVAYGLIFHRIESSVKMAWQGDVSGSPFYRVWTKLKRVSHAIQQWNKETFGDVFLNVKRAEAAVARAELQIEVDSSEENFIELKRVQAELQRVLTVEEQFWKQKARVKWLQHGDNNSKFFHSVVKQRRYRTAIHSIRDSQGTWITDDGTIGMEAVKFFDDLLSAESSSDFRLVHVIPNLSSEIDNSCLEEAPSFDKVTRVVFTMDGDSAAGLDGFTGKFFTFAWEVVGPDIFQAILSFFCGAELPRFVTATSIVLIPKVLNPYSFSQFRPISVCNFLNLLYSQSNFVGYKVPRHCPTISHLAFADDIIIFANGSASSLKKIMRVLELYQKASDQLVNTSKSGFLLHPSVPMARQGIIERVTKFSRRGFPIRYLGLPLYTGRCKGSYFADLSQRMIDKVLSWKTRLLSSGGKIILIKHVLSSIPIHLLAAGVMPKSIFHMIERVCANFLWGMTEESRRFHWVRWRDLCFPPEEGGVGFRSIDDTYRTFSCKLWWTFRQNLSLWAMFMRAKCCHDTHPCQVALRSPSSATWRRMLDFRGFVELIILWRPYSGFCHFWYDNWTGSGALYLRADVQDHLSFHDFIVCGTWNSRLLSHVLPPDLVQNVVGMPIPCISSVHRMVWTASSSGSFSLSSALQEVLQAKPSSFMFSQVWHPHIPLKISFFMMRLLRGWLPLDDILTRYCVHLPSKCFYCLEPIVETLQHVFISGDVAKAVWKFFGPLGSLSGLNLAQEHLTVQLANWWYKPTKSARIKFVFRLLPVFVCWNLWKTRNSAVFEGVIKDVRSICRAIFQNLKDAYWMKFGELQQVASWPQFLGLVEQRPDVVKFRLVHWQAPRLSMFKLNIDGCSKGNLGLSGGGGILRDGSGKFILAFAGCFDVATSLQAEAKALALGNFLQQLVVESDSLVLIKILRNDYQCPWTISYEIEQCCEFSQGSIQFKHCYREANKVADVLANVGCALVESHQGKSRNECRSLHNK from the exons ATGGCTAAGCAGACCGGCTCGGTTCTTGCTGCTAAGGATATGGCACCTTCTTCAGCAAAACCCGTGGTGACTTCTTCTATGGAGGATCAGTGTGGGGTGGTCTCGTTGCCTCCTGTGATGACGACGGAGCCTGCTGGGCAGCTACAAGAAGACGAGGAGATGTTGGTAGAATCGTCATCTGCTACTGCTTCAGCGGCTGTGGAGTTGCCTGTCGCGAAAAGTCCCGATCAGACGCATAACTTGGTACTCCCTCACTTAGGCACGGTTCAGGTGCGAACTGGGGATACTACGTCTCCTACCCCAACTATGGGTGGCATCCTCTTACACAAGGAGGTAGAGCTGCCACTGCCATCAAAACCTGTAGTCTCTGCTGCGGCTCCCGTTCTTGCTGCTGAACAGGCCGCTAGTTGGGAGGTTGTCCTTCCGTTTCCAGTTTCCCTACCCTCTATGGTTGATGATGCGTTGAAGGCGGTGGCTACTAGTATCATCCATGACATGGTTGATCGGGTAGTGGAGGAAGACTCTCAAGCAACGGAGGATGGCGATGACGACTTCGAAGGAACAGACAATTCTTCACCTGAAGAACCCATTAGCGCGGGCTGTTTGTCTCCTCGATTGCCAAGGCCACAAGGTACTGTACCAGAGTGTTCTCATTCTGTGACTGATCACCTGAATGTAGACCAGTTATCGACACTGGAGCAGGGGCGTCAAACAGCTCGGGTCGTGGCATACGGGCTAATTTTCCATCGGATTGAGAGCTCAG TGAAGATGGCTTGGCAAGGTGATGTCAGTGGCTCTCCGTTTTATCGCGTATGGACCAAACTGAAGAGAGTCTCTCATGCTATTCAGCAATGGAATAAGGAGACGTTTGGAGATGTTTTTCTCAACGTGAAGAGGGCCGAGGCAGCGGTGGCCCGGGCTGAGCTTCAGATTGAGGTAGATAGCTCGGAGGAGAATTTTATTGAGTTGAAACGGGTACAAGCTGAATTGCAGAGGGTCCTGACTGTAGAGGAACAATTCTGGAAACAAAAAGCCAGGGTTAAGTGGCTCCAACACGGGGATAATAATTCTAAATTTTTCCATTCAGTGGTGAAACAGCGAAGATATCGGACAGCAATTCACAGCATTCGAGACTCCCAAGGCACTTGGATTACTGATGATGGCACAATCGGGATGGAAGCCGTGAAgttttttgatgatttattaTCGGCGGAGTCTTCTTCAGACTTTAGACTGGTCCATGTTATTCCCAACTTGAGTTCCGAAATTGATAATAGCTGTCTGGAAGAGGCCCCTTCTTTCGACAAGGTTACGAGGGTGGTCTTCACTATGGATGGTGATAGTGCAGCAGGCCTAGATGGTTTCACTGGAAAGTTCTTTACCTTTGCTTGGGAGGTGGTCGGTCCTGATATCTTTCAAGCGATTCTTAGTTTCTTTTGTGGAGCTGAACTTCCTCGATTTGTCACAGCTACCTCAATTGTGCTCATTCCAAAGGTCCTAAATCCGTATTCCTTCTCTCAATTTCGTCCTATCAGTGTATGTAACTTTTTGAATTTATTATATTCCCAATCGAATTTTGTGGGTTATAAAGTGCCAAGACACTGTCCTACCATCTCTCATTTGGCCTTTGCGGATGACATAATAATCTTTGCCAATGGGTCGGCCTCTTCGTTAAAGAAAATTATGCGAGTGTTAGAGCTATATCAAAAGGCATCGGATCAATTGGTGAACACTAGTAAGAGTGGGTTCCTGCTTCATCCAAGTGTCCCAATGGCTCGTCAGGGTATCATCGAACGAGTTACTAAATTTTCGAGAAGAGGGTTCCCCATTCGGTATTTGGGACTTCCATTGTATACCGGCAGGTGCAAGGGATCTTATTTTGCGGATCTGAGCCAGCGAATGATTGATAAAGTCCTCTCCTGGAAGACTCGGCTCTTGTCATCGGGTGGGAAGATCATTTTGATTAAGCACGTGCTTTCAAGTATCCCCATCCACCTCTTGGCTGCAGGGGTCATGCCAAAAAGTATATTTCATATGATTGAGCGGGTATGTGCAAATTTCTTGTGGGGGATGACTGAAGAGTCTAGGAGGTTTCATTGGGTGCGGTGGAGAGACTTATGCTTCCCACCAGAGGAGGGTGGCGTTGGATTTCGGTCAATTGATGACACTTATAGAACTTTCTCCTGCAAGTTGTGGTGGACCTTTAGGCAGAATCTCTCACTGTGGGCTATGTTCATGCGAGCCAAATGTTGTCATGATACTCACCCTTGTCAGGTTGCCCTGAGATCTCCTAGTTCAGCAACATGGCGCCGCATGTTGGACTTTAGGGGATTTGTGGAGTTAATTATACTTTGGAGACCTTATAGTGGTTTTTGCCACTTCTGGTATGACAATTGGACGGGGTCAGGTGCATTATATCTTCGAGCGGATGTGCAGGATCATTTGTCCTTCCATGACTTTATTGTGTGCGGGACATGGAATAGCCGCTTGTTGTCTCATGTCCTTCCGCCTGATTTAGTCCAGAATGTGGTGGGCATGCCGATCCCCTGTATTTCTTCGGTGCACAGGATGGTATGGACGGCGTCATCTTCTGGGAGTTTCTCATTATCCTCGGCCCTCCAAGAGGTGCTACAGGCTAAACCCTCATCCTTCATGTTCAGTCAGGTTTGGCATCCTCACATCCCTCtaaaaatttccttcttcatgatGCGTTTGTTGCGGGGATGGTTGCCTTTGGATGATATTTTAACCCGGTATTGTGTTCACTTACCGTCTAAATGCTTTTACTGTTTGGAGCCTATTGTTGAAACGCTACAACATGTATTCATATCGGGTGATGTCGCAAAGGCAGTTTGGAAATTTTTTGGGCCTCTCGGATCTCTCTCTGGTCTTAATTTGGCACAGGAGCATTTAACCGTACAGTTGGCGAATTGGTGGTACAAGCCTACTAAGTCCGCGAGGATAAAATTTGTCTTTCGCCTCCTACCCGTATTTGTGTGTTGGAATTTGTGGAAGACGAGGAATTCAGCAGTGTTTGAAGGGGTTATCAAGGATGTCCGATCTATTTGTCGAGCTATTTTTCAAAACTTGAAAGACGCATACTGGATGAAATTTGGGGAATTACAACAGGTCGCATCTTGGCCCCAATTCTTGGGTTTGGTGGAGCAACGCCCTGATGTGGTTAAGTTTCGTCTGGTTCACTGGCAGGCTCCACGGCTGTCAATGTTTAAACTTAACATAGATGGGTGCTCCAAAGGAAACCTGGGGTTGAGTGGTGGTGGGGGGATTCTTAGGGATGGCTCAGGGAAGTTCATCTTAGCTTTCGCTGGTTGCTTTGATGTTGCTACTAGCTTGCAGGCCGAGGCCAAAGCGTTAGCGCTTGGGAATTTTTTACAGCAGTTGGTGGTTGAGTCGGATTCGCTAGTGCTTATAAAGATTCTGAGGAATGATTACCAATGCCCATGGACGATTAGTTATGAGATCGAGCAGTGTTGCGAGTTCTCTCAGGGGAGTATACAGTTCAAGCATTGCTATCGTGAGGCCAATAAGGTTGCGGATGTTCTAGCCAATGTGGGGTGTGCCTTGGTTGAATCG CACCAGGGCAAATCAAGGAATGAATGCCGTTCACTGCATAATAAATGA